A genomic stretch from Caloranaerobacter sp. TR13 includes:
- a CDS encoding FprA family A-type flavoprotein, translating to MHNKQILDVKDKIKWIGVLDPGLVTFDVVMETKYGSTYNSYFIDAEKKAIIETTKEKFKNEYLEKVKTVVNPEEIDYIILNHTEPDHSGNLRHLLRIAPNAIVVASKSAINFLKHIVDIDFKYMIVNDGDTLSLGDKTLRFISAPFLHWPDSMYTYLEEDKILFTCDSFGSHYCDDRMFDDLVGDFDDAFKYYFDVILKPFSNYMIKAIDKIKSLDIDIICPGHGPILRSNWRKYVKLSEELAKDADRKPQKNRVFIAYVSAYGNTGKMAEKIAEGIKQAGDIDVEICDIEMMDSFELEEKISKSTAVLIGSPTINQNILPPIYKLLSLINPITNRGKLAAAFGSYGWSGEAVKIIEESLKNLKLKIVKDGLKVNFVPYEKSFEKCVEFGKEFGEKLLENNK from the coding sequence ATGCACAATAAGCAAATATTAGATGTAAAAGACAAAATTAAATGGATTGGCGTTTTAGATCCTGGATTAGTTACATTTGATGTTGTTATGGAGACAAAGTATGGGTCTACATATAATTCGTATTTTATTGATGCTGAAAAGAAAGCTATTATAGAAACGACTAAGGAGAAATTCAAAAATGAATATTTAGAGAAAGTAAAAACTGTTGTAAATCCTGAAGAGATAGATTATATTATATTGAATCATACAGAACCGGACCATTCGGGTAATTTAAGACATCTATTGAGAATAGCACCTAATGCTATTGTGGTTGCTTCTAAATCAGCTATCAATTTTTTAAAACATATTGTTGATATAGATTTTAAGTATATGATTGTAAATGATGGTGATACGTTGAGTTTAGGAGATAAAACTTTGAGATTTATTTCAGCACCTTTCTTGCATTGGCCAGATAGTATGTATACTTATTTAGAAGAAGATAAGATATTATTTACTTGTGATTCTTTTGGAAGCCATTATTGCGACGATAGGATGTTTGATGATTTGGTTGGAGATTTTGATGATGCTTTTAAGTATTATTTTGATGTTATATTAAAACCTTTTAGTAATTATATGATTAAAGCTATAGATAAAATAAAAAGTTTAGATATAGATATTATTTGTCCAGGACATGGTCCGATATTAAGAAGTAATTGGAGAAAATATGTTAAATTATCTGAGGAATTGGCTAAAGATGCAGATAGAAAGCCGCAAAAAAATAGAGTATTTATTGCTTATGTTTCTGCTTATGGAAACACTGGTAAGATGGCGGAAAAGATTGCGGAGGGAATAAAACAAGCGGGAGATATTGATGTTGAAATATGTGATATTGAAATGATGGATAGTTTTGAATTGGAAGAGAAAATATCTAAAAGCACAGCTGTATTAATAGGTTCTCCTACTATAAATCAAAATATATTACCACCAATTTATAAACTGTTGAGCTTAATTAATCCTATAACAAATAGAGGAAAGTTAGCAGCTGCCTTTGGCTCGTATGGTTGGAGTGGTGAAGCAGTAAAAATTATAGAAGAAAGTCTTAAGAATCTTAAATTAAAGATTGTTAAAGATGGGTTGAAGGTGAATTTTGTACCATATGAAAAATCATTTGAAAAATGTGTAGAGTTTGGTAAGGAGTTTGGGGAAAAATTATTAGAAAATAATAAATAA
- the dnaB gene encoding replicative DNA helicase, translating to MADNIKTIGKVPPHSIEAEQSVLGSMILDKDSIITAIEILRPDDFYKEAHKEIYEAILALNDKNEPVDLITLSEELKKRGTLEAIGGMTYLADLSEGISTTANIKHYCEIVEEKSILRKLIKASDEIMSKGYEADEEISNIIDLAEKKIFDITQRKSHEGFTPIKSILLDSLNKIEEMFENKGGITGLSTGFLDIDNKTSGLQKSDLILVAARPSMGKTAFALNVALNSALKSNASVAIFSLEMSKEQLVQRMLSIESHVEIQKIRNGQLSEDEWMRLVRAMGPLSQAKIYIDDTPGITLSEMKAKCRRLKIENGLDLILIDYLQLMQGDGKTENRQQEISAISRGLKGLAREMDCPVVALSQLSRAPELRSDHRPILSDLRESGAIEQDADVVMLLYRDEYYHPDTDKKNIGEVIIAKQRNGPTGTVELVWMGQFTKFLNLEKYRQ from the coding sequence ATGGCTGATAATATAAAAACTATTGGGAAAGTACCTCCACATAGTATTGAAGCTGAACAGTCTGTTTTAGGATCAATGATATTAGACAAAGATTCGATAATTACTGCTATTGAAATATTAAGGCCAGATGATTTTTATAAAGAAGCTCATAAAGAAATATATGAAGCTATACTAGCGCTTAATGACAAAAATGAACCTGTTGATTTGATAACTTTATCTGAAGAATTGAAAAAGAGAGGTACTTTAGAAGCGATTGGTGGAATGACCTATTTAGCTGATTTATCAGAAGGCATATCTACAACTGCTAATATAAAGCATTATTGTGAGATAGTAGAAGAGAAATCGATTTTAAGGAAATTGATTAAAGCCTCTGATGAGATAATGTCCAAGGGATATGAAGCTGATGAAGAAATAAGTAATATAATCGATTTGGCGGAAAAGAAGATATTTGACATTACACAAAGAAAAAGTCATGAAGGATTTACACCGATTAAAAGTATTCTGTTAGACAGTCTTAATAAAATTGAAGAAATGTTTGAAAATAAAGGTGGTATAACAGGCTTATCTACAGGATTTCTTGATATAGATAATAAAACATCTGGTTTACAAAAATCAGACTTAATATTAGTTGCTGCTAGACCATCAATGGGAAAAACTGCTTTTGCATTAAATGTTGCATTAAATAGTGCATTAAAAAGTAATGCATCTGTTGCGATATTTAGTTTAGAGATGTCAAAAGAGCAATTAGTACAGCGTATGTTAAGTATTGAGTCACATGTAGAGATACAAAAAATTAGAAATGGGCAGTTGAGTGAAGATGAGTGGATGAGATTAGTAAGAGCGATGGGTCCTTTGTCTCAGGCTAAAATATATATTGATGATACGCCTGGAATTACACTAAGTGAAATGAAGGCGAAATGTAGAAGATTAAAAATAGAAAATGGATTAGACTTGATACTTATTGACTATTTGCAGTTAATGCAGGGAGATGGAAAAACTGAGAATAGACAACAAGAGATATCTGCTATATCGAGAGGCTTAAAAGGTTTGGCAAGAGAAATGGACTGTCCAGTAGTTGCTTTATCTCAGCTTTCACGTGCGCCTGAGTTAAGGTCTGACCATAGGCCTATTTTATCGGATTTAAGAGAATCTGGTGCAATAGAGCAGGATGCAGACGTAGTAATGCTTTTATATAGAGATGAATATTATCATCCAGATACAGATAAAAAGAATATTGGTGAGGTAATAATAGCAAAGCAGCGTAATGGTCCTACAGGTACAGTTGAATTAGTTTGGATGGGACAGTTTACTAAGTTTTTGAATTTAGAGAAGTATAGACAATAA
- the rpsF gene encoding 30S ribosomal protein S6, producing MRKYEAMFILVPDLEQEVRNSIIEKFKGIIEQNGTVEKIDEWGVKRLAYEIKHYAEGYYVVINFQGESSVVNELDRISKITEQVIRHMIVKEDE from the coding sequence ATGAGAAAATACGAAGCTATGTTTATTCTTGTCCCAGATCTAGAGCAGGAAGTTAGAAACAGCATAATCGAAAAATTTAAAGGTATCATCGAGCAAAATGGTACTGTTGAAAAGATTGATGAGTGGGGCGTAAAAAGACTTGCATATGAAATCAAGCATTACGCTGAAGGATATTATGTTGTTATTAACTTCCAAGGTGAGTCAAGTGTAGTAAACGAGCTTGACAGAATTTCTAAGATAACTGAGCAAGTTATCAGACATATGATTGTAAAGGAAGATGAGTAA
- a CDS encoding NAD(P)/FAD-dependent oxidoreductase: MPKKSYDVIIVGGGPAGIFTALELLKYDENMDILLLEKGRSIEGRVCPIKTKGVKCVQCRPCSIVNGWGGAGAFSDGKLTLTSEFGGVLDEYMTKKELEDLINYVDRIYLKFGATEKIHGTNTDKIREIQRKAAAADLKLIPAKVKHLGTERCFNILKRMEEYLRDKITIKYLSPVEKILVKDGKVSGVKTKDEEYSSDYVVAVPGREGSEWFKNEAERLGLSLKNNAVDIGVRVEVPAVVLEEITDVVYESKLIYYTKSFDDRVRTFCMNPYGEVVVENNDGIKTVNGHSYAERKTENTNFALLVSKEFTEPFNSPIAYGKYIATLANMLGDGVIVQRLGDLLDGRRTTEDRLRRSLVQPTLIDATPGDLSLVLPYRHLKDIIEMLEAMDKIAPGVFSKHTLLYGVEVKFYSSRVKLTNNLETQIENLFAAGDGAGVTRGLAQASTAGVVVAREIIRRLNK; the protein is encoded by the coding sequence ATGCCTAAGAAAAGTTATGATGTTATAATTGTTGGTGGTGGACCTGCGGGGATTTTTACTGCACTAGAATTATTAAAATATGACGAAAATATGGATATATTGCTACTTGAAAAAGGAAGGAGTATTGAAGGTAGAGTATGTCCAATAAAAACAAAAGGTGTTAAATGTGTTCAGTGTAGACCTTGTTCTATTGTTAACGGATGGGGAGGAGCTGGTGCTTTTAGTGATGGTAAATTGACACTTACTTCAGAGTTCGGTGGTGTTCTAGACGAGTATATGACGAAAAAAGAGCTTGAAGACCTCATAAATTATGTTGATAGAATATATCTGAAATTTGGTGCTACAGAAAAAATACACGGTACTAATACCGATAAAATAAGAGAAATTCAAAGAAAAGCAGCTGCTGCAGATTTGAAACTTATACCTGCAAAGGTTAAACACTTAGGTACTGAAAGATGTTTTAATATATTAAAGAGAATGGAAGAGTACTTAAGGGATAAAATAACAATAAAATATTTATCACCTGTTGAAAAGATTTTAGTTAAAGATGGTAAAGTTTCAGGTGTTAAAACTAAAGACGAAGAGTATTCTAGCGATTATGTAGTTGCAGTACCAGGTAGAGAAGGATCTGAATGGTTTAAAAATGAAGCTGAAAGGTTGGGTCTTAGCCTAAAAAATAATGCAGTTGATATTGGTGTTAGAGTAGAAGTTCCAGCTGTAGTTTTAGAGGAAATTACTGATGTTGTTTATGAATCTAAGTTGATTTATTATACAAAATCATTTGATGATAGAGTAAGAACTTTCTGTATGAACCCTTATGGGGAAGTAGTTGTAGAAAATAATGATGGCATAAAAACTGTTAATGGACATAGTTATGCAGAAAGAAAAACAGAAAATACTAATTTTGCTCTTTTGGTTTCTAAGGAATTTACTGAGCCATTTAATTCTCCTATAGCTTATGGGAAGTATATTGCAACATTGGCTAATATGTTAGGAGATGGGGTAATAGTACAAAGGTTAGGAGATTTATTGGATGGTAGAAGAACTACAGAAGATAGATTAAGAAGAAGTTTAGTTCAACCTACATTGATTGATGCTACTCCTGGCGACTTAAGTTTAGTACTTCCGTATAGACATTTAAAAGACATAATAGAAATGCTAGAAGCTATGGATAAGATAGCTCCTGGAGTATTTTCAAAACATACTCTTTTGTATGGTGTAGAAGTTAAATTTTATTCTTCGAGAGTTAAGCTTACTAATAATCTTGAAACCCAAATAGAAAATTTATTTGCTGCGGGAGATGGTGCGGGAGTTACAAGAGGATTAGCACAAGCTTCTACTGCAGGGGTAGTTGTAGCAAGAGAAATAATAAGAAGGTTAAACAAATAA
- a CDS encoding GNAT family N-acetyltransferase, translating to MTIRSLELEDVYAMQDWAKHEEPLFSDYNFPKLKDEELRQWYKDRTLKKNRKSFGILNENGYTIGYLTIRKIKKFKKEATLGITLDANFVNQGYGTEALNIFLDYFFNKLKMKTMCLSVAKFNKRAIRCYEKNGFKRIGEYLKKLDIKTYNVLLKERHGDLTDGFVFKKGKLYCCYYKMELSKNDYRKNERYK from the coding sequence GTGACTATAAGATCTTTGGAATTAGAAGATGTATATGCAATGCAAGATTGGGCGAAACATGAAGAACCGCTTTTTTCTGATTATAATTTTCCTAAATTAAAAGATGAAGAATTAAGACAGTGGTATAAAGATAGAACACTCAAGAAAAATAGAAAATCTTTTGGTATATTAAATGAAAATGGATATACAATTGGATATTTAACAATCAGAAAAATCAAAAAATTCAAAAAAGAGGCAACTTTAGGGATAACTTTAGATGCTAACTTTGTAAATCAAGGTTATGGTACTGAAGCCTTAAATATTTTCTTAGATTATTTTTTTAATAAACTTAAAATGAAAACAATGTGTTTAAGTGTCGCAAAATTTAACAAAAGGGCAATAAGATGCTATGAAAAAAATGGTTTTAAAAGAATAGGGGAATATCTTAAAAAACTAGACATAAAAACATACAATGTTTTATTAAAAGAAAGACATGGTGATTTGACTGATGGCTTTGTTTTTAAAAAAGGAAAGTTATATTGCTGTTATTATAAAATGGAGTTAAGTAAAAACGACTATCGCAAAAACGAACGTTACAAATAA
- a CDS encoding YybS family protein translates to MNLNDKTKAIAEAGMITALTIILALIGINIFSIVILLYPVPFIILGFRRNLRYSILSIIVSSFVLGILIDLLTGIFMLLLFGPLSIAFVYLLNKKEKSYKVLIVTTLVFFGSILTVILLSGYIFGISFVEHMELSLNRAFEVQLEMIKNMSLTNYEMSKIKSMMDMIIDYMIAILPASLIIFSGFIAYLNYLISGAVLRKIGNRDIHVPRFKYFKMPSNAILGILVIFISTWLIKYFKMFYYQTIFLNVMIIVLFILFIQGLAVLVFYLDKRKTNKFIKAIILVLSVMYIPMWLLISFIGFVDSLINFRKVKVS, encoded by the coding sequence TTGAACTTAAATGATAAAACTAAAGCGATAGCAGAAGCGGGAATGATTACAGCTTTAACGATTATTTTAGCTTTAATAGGGATTAATATATTTTCTATAGTAATATTATTATATCCTGTCCCTTTTATAATATTGGGATTCAGGAGAAACTTACGATATAGTATATTGTCGATTATAGTATCAAGTTTTGTATTGGGTATATTGATAGATTTACTTACTGGAATATTTATGCTGTTATTATTTGGACCTTTGTCTATAGCATTTGTTTATTTACTTAATAAAAAGGAGAAGTCATACAAGGTTTTAATTGTTACTACATTAGTATTTTTCGGTTCGATTTTAACTGTTATATTGTTATCAGGATATATATTTGGAATAAGTTTCGTTGAACATATGGAGCTTTCTCTTAATAGAGCATTTGAAGTTCAGTTAGAGATGATAAAAAATATGAGTTTAACCAACTATGAAATGTCAAAAATTAAAAGTATGATGGATATGATTATAGATTATATGATTGCTATATTACCTGCATCTTTAATTATTTTTTCAGGATTCATAGCATATCTTAATTACTTAATATCAGGAGCTGTATTAAGAAAGATTGGTAATAGAGATATACATGTACCGCGATTTAAATATTTTAAAATGCCTAGCAATGCAATATTGGGTATTTTAGTAATATTTATATCTACTTGGCTTATTAAGTATTTTAAAATGTTCTATTATCAGACGATATTTCTAAATGTAATGATTATTGTTCTATTTATTCTTTTCATACAAGGGCTTGCGGTTTTAGTATTTTATTTAGACAAAAGAAAAACTAATAAATTCATAAAGGCGATAATATTAGTATTATCAGTGATGTATATTCCTATGTGGCTGCTTATTTCTTTTATTGGTTTTGTAGATTCGCTTATTAATTTTAGGAAAGTTAAAGTTTCCTAA
- a CDS encoding DHH family phosphoesterase, with protein sequence MGKGKNIFRFLVPDTKIYLWIIGILIGIIAFYEPVIAGIGVIVLFYLIYYHWRNVHLKKVEWTKYIESLTEDFDTATKHAILNLPIPLAMVEIDGRITWYNPKFMEMIDREDILETRINDIIPGFNVDDIMNNEKDMVIEATIKDRHYKVLYNIVKKENKNKNEKGYIIMLYWIDVTNFTILKDKYNDEKINVCLVQVDNYNEVIKSTEETSRPIVIAEIDRRLNIFASRINGLIRKYESDKYLIIFEHKYLQNLETKKFDILDDIREISAGNKIPVTLSMGVGVNGKNPAQLYEFARAAIDIALGRGGDQAVVKKIDKLEFYGGKSKAVEKRTKVKARVISHALRQLIDQSDRVFIMGHKIADMDSFGASLGIFRAVKNRGKDGYIVLSGVNPSIKNIYNKIKQDHPQYLKHIITPEEAVAKADKSSLCIVVDIHRPSYTEAPELLDIVDKVVLIDHHRRGAEFIEEPVLMYLEPYASSTCELVTEILYYMGDKIEIEKFEAEAMLAGIAVDTKHFTFKTGVRTFEAASFLRRAGADTTSVRKLFQDDLYTFILRAEVVKKAEIIDGIIAISTLEEINDDSVLIAAQSADDLLNISGIKASFVLVINDDKIHISGRSLGDINVQLILEKLGGGGHLTAAGAQLDGTDLHYAKERLKEAIREYIKEGEE encoded by the coding sequence ATGGGAAAGGGGAAGAATATCTTTAGATTTTTAGTACCAGACACTAAAATTTATCTATGGATAATAGGGATACTTATAGGAATTATAGCTTTTTATGAACCTGTAATTGCAGGTATTGGGGTAATAGTTTTGTTCTATTTAATTTATTATCATTGGAGAAATGTTCACTTAAAAAAGGTTGAGTGGACTAAATATATAGAAAGTCTTACAGAAGATTTTGATACTGCTACAAAGCATGCGATTTTAAATTTACCAATTCCTTTAGCAATGGTTGAAATAGATGGAAGGATAACTTGGTATAATCCTAAATTCATGGAAATGATCGATAGAGAAGATATACTTGAAACTAGGATAAACGATATAATTCCAGGATTTAATGTAGACGATATAATGAATAATGAAAAAGATATGGTAATTGAGGCAACAATTAAAGATAGACATTATAAAGTGTTGTATAATATAGTAAAAAAGGAGAACAAAAATAAAAACGAAAAAGGCTATATAATAATGTTATATTGGATAGATGTAACTAATTTTACTATATTGAAAGACAAATATAATGATGAAAAAATTAATGTATGTTTAGTACAGGTTGATAATTATAATGAAGTTATAAAAAGTACTGAAGAGACTTCAAGACCAATAGTTATTGCAGAAATAGATAGAAGATTAAATATTTTTGCATCAAGAATAAATGGACTTATAAGAAAATATGAAAGTGACAAATACCTGATAATTTTTGAGCATAAGTATTTGCAAAATTTAGAAACAAAAAAATTTGACATACTTGATGATATAAGAGAAATAAGTGCAGGTAATAAAATACCAGTTACTTTAAGTATGGGTGTAGGTGTAAATGGGAAAAATCCTGCTCAGCTCTATGAATTTGCAAGAGCAGCCATAGATATTGCGTTAGGAAGAGGTGGAGACCAAGCAGTTGTTAAAAAGATAGACAAACTTGAATTTTATGGAGGTAAGAGTAAAGCGGTTGAGAAAAGAACTAAAGTAAAGGCAAGAGTTATTTCTCATGCTTTAAGACAGCTTATAGACCAATCAGATAGAGTATTTATTATGGGGCATAAGATAGCTGATATGGATAGTTTTGGTGCTTCGTTAGGTATATTTAGAGCTGTTAAGAATAGAGGGAAAGATGGATATATCGTATTAAGTGGAGTTAATCCTTCAATAAAGAATATTTATAATAAAATAAAGCAAGATCATCCTCAGTATTTAAAACACATAATTACTCCTGAGGAGGCTGTAGCTAAGGCAGACAAGTCTTCTTTGTGCATTGTTGTAGATATTCATAGACCAAGCTATACAGAAGCCCCAGAACTATTAGATATAGTTGATAAGGTGGTTTTGATTGATCACCATAGGAGAGGTGCAGAATTTATAGAAGAGCCTGTTCTTATGTATTTGGAGCCTTATGCTTCGTCGACGTGTGAATTAGTTACAGAAATACTTTATTACATGGGAGACAAAATTGAGATAGAAAAATTTGAAGCAGAAGCTATGTTAGCTGGCATAGCAGTAGATACAAAGCATTTTACTTTTAAAACTGGAGTAAGGACTTTTGAGGCAGCTTCTTTCTTGAGGAGAGCTGGTGCAGATACTACGTCAGTAAGAAAATTATTTCAGGATGATTTATATACGTTTATTTTAAGAGCAGAAGTTGTAAAGAAAGCTGAGATAATAGATGGTATTATTGCAATATCAACATTAGAGGAAATTAATGATGATTCAGTATTGATTGCTGCGCAATCAGCAGATGATTTGTTGAATATTAGTGGTATAAAAGCTTCGTTTGTATTAGTGATAAATGATGATAAAATACATATAAGTGGCAGATCGTTAGGTGATATTAATGTTCAGTTGATTCTTGAAAAATTAGGAGGAGGAGGTCATCTGACGGCGGCTGGCGCGCAGTTGGATGGAACTGATTTACACTATGCAAAAGAAAGATTGAAAGAAGCGATAAGAGAATATATTAAGGAAGGTGAAGAGTAA
- a CDS encoding MazG-like family protein codes for MGFKDDKIDITKNIKVIEWLKSELLTAVASLFELFVKGIKNSQEALLDALANIILVTYLLGKRLGFSFESIDSKIENKIKLGIIEEHKIEKWYGDLSKLREYLNRSRK; via the coding sequence ATGGGTTTTAAAGATGATAAGATAGATATAACGAAAAATATAAAAGTTATTGAGTGGCTTAAAAGTGAACTTTTGACAGCTGTAGCATCGCTCTTTGAGTTGTTTGTTAAAGGGATAAAAAATAGTCAGGAAGCTTTATTAGATGCTTTAGCTAATATTATTTTGGTAACATATTTGCTTGGAAAAAGATTGGGTTTTAGTTTTGAAAGTATAGATTCCAAAATTGAAAATAAAATTAAATTAGGGATAATAGAAGAACATAAAATAGAAAAGTGGTATGGTGATTTGAGTAAATTAAGAGAATACTTAAATAGATCAAGAAAATAA
- a CDS encoding single-stranded DNA-binding protein, whose product MNCVLLIGRLTRDPELRFLPENGRAVATFNIAVDRPFTNIKGERETDFFKIVVWGRQAENCANYLGKGRLVGIQGRIQTRSYETPQGEKRYVTEIVADRVQFLDWGDNKTGRENMSMRTDDLIAADGFQPVDDDEIPF is encoded by the coding sequence ATGAATTGTGTTTTATTAATTGGTAGATTGACAAGAGACCCGGAATTGAGGTTTCTACCTGAAAATGGAAGAGCAGTTGCCACCTTTAATATAGCAGTTGATAGACCTTTTACTAATATAAAAGGAGAAAGAGAAACAGATTTCTTTAAAATCGTAGTTTGGGGTAGACAAGCTGAAAATTGTGCTAACTATCTAGGAAAAGGCAGACTTGTAGGAATTCAAGGTCGTATACAGACTAGATCATATGAAACTCCACAAGGAGAAAAGAGATATGTTACAGAAATAGTAGCAGATAGAGTACAATTCCTAGATTGGGGAGACAATAAAACTGGTAGAGAAAATATGAGTATGAGGACAGATGATTTGATAGCAGCAGATGGGTTTCAACCAGTAGATGATGACGAAATTCCATTCTAG
- the rplI gene encoding 50S ribosomal protein L9 — protein MKVILLKDVKGLGKKGSVVNVKDGYARNFLLPRGVAKEATEGNLKVLKEQEAAREIKRKEELERAKKLAEKISSISVKIQGKAGTNGKLFGSITSKDIANALNKQHKIKVDKKKIMLEDNIKTLGVTFVDIKVYPSVVAKLKVEVSEN, from the coding sequence ATGAAGGTAATATTATTAAAAGATGTTAAGGGACTTGGTAAAAAAGGTAGTGTTGTTAATGTAAAAGATGGCTATGCGAGGAATTTTCTTTTACCGAGAGGAGTTGCTAAAGAAGCAACTGAAGGTAATTTAAAGGTATTAAAAGAACAGGAAGCAGCTAGAGAGATTAAACGAAAAGAGGAATTAGAAAGAGCTAAAAAATTAGCTGAAAAGATATCTAGTATTAGTGTTAAAATCCAAGGTAAAGCTGGGACGAATGGCAAGCTATTTGGTTCTATTACAAGCAAAGACATTGCTAATGCATTAAATAAACAGCATAAAATAAAGGTTGATAAAAAGAAAATTATGTTAGAAGACAATATAAAAACTCTTGGTGTGACTTTTGTTGATATTAAAGTATATCCATCTGTTGTAGCAAAGCTTAAGGTTGAGGTATCTGAAAATTAG
- the rpsR gene encoding 30S ribosomal protein S18, producing the protein MLEGGTRVARRNRKKRVCSFCADKVEKIDYKDVNRLKKYMTERGKILPRRITGNCARHQRQLTRAIKRARNIALLPYTVE; encoded by the coding sequence ATTCTAGAAGGAGGGACAAGAGTGGCTAGAAGAAATAGGAAAAAAAGAGTATGTAGTTTCTGTGCTGATAAAGTTGAGAAGATAGATTACAAAGATGTTAATAGACTTAAAAAGTATATGACTGAAAGAGGTAAAATACTTCCAAGAAGAATCACAGGAAACTGCGCAAGACATCAGAGACAATTGACAAGAGCGATAAAGAGAGCAAGAAATATAGCTCTATTACCATATACTGTAGAATAA
- a CDS encoding adenylosuccinate synthase has protein sequence MNTLVILGAQWGDEGKGKITDFLSEKADIVVRYQGGDNAGHTVEIGEKQFKLHLIPSGIFYEEKLCVIGNGVVVNPKSLLEEIRYLNDKGIKTDNLRISDRAHIIFPYHIKLDEFEEKKRGKSKIGTTIKGIGPCYRDKVERKGIRMCDIFYKDILEEKLRRNIKEKNEIIEKLYGESGLEEDSIVTEYMDYLEKIKKYVVDTTALLNEAIENGKKILFEGAQGTLLDIDFGTYPYVTSSHPISGGVTVGTGISPFGIKEVLGVVKAYTTRVGKGPFPTELFDETGDMIREKGYEYGTTTGRPRRCGWLDTVMLRYSARINGLTSIAITKLDTLGGFEKLKICTAYELDGKVVKDFPSSLETLKRCKPIYEVVDGWKEEDIENVKTFDELPENAKKYISKIEELVGVKVKIVSIGPNRNATILRENIF, from the coding sequence ATGAATACACTTGTTATATTAGGTGCTCAATGGGGAGATGAAGGTAAAGGGAAGATAACGGACTTTTTATCTGAGAAAGCTGACATAGTTGTTAGATATCAAGGAGGAGATAATGCAGGTCATACTGTTGAAATAGGAGAGAAGCAGTTTAAACTACATCTAATACCATCAGGTATTTTTTACGAAGAAAAATTGTGTGTAATTGGTAATGGAGTTGTTGTAAATCCTAAATCATTATTAGAGGAGATAAGGTACTTAAATGATAAAGGTATAAAAACTGATAACTTAAGAATAAGTGATAGAGCACATATTATATTTCCTTATCACATTAAATTAGATGAGTTTGAAGAGAAAAAAAGAGGCAAAAGTAAAATTGGAACAACAATTAAGGGAATAGGTCCTTGTTATAGAGATAAAGTTGAGAGAAAAGGTATTAGAATGTGTGACATTTTTTATAAAGATATTTTAGAGGAAAAGCTTAGAAGAAATATAAAAGAAAAAAATGAAATAATCGAGAAGCTTTATGGTGAAAGTGGGCTTGAGGAAGATAGTATTGTAACAGAATATATGGATTATCTAGAAAAAATAAAAAAATACGTTGTCGATACAACTGCGTTATTAAATGAAGCTATTGAAAATGGAAAAAAGATATTATTTGAAGGAGCACAAGGTACACTTTTGGATATAGATTTTGGAACATATCCATATGTTACTTCATCTCACCCGATTTCTGGCGGAGTAACTGTTGGAACTGGAATAAGCCCCTTTGGTATAAAGGAAGTTTTAGGAGTAGTTAAAGCTTATACTACAAGAGTAGGAAAAGGACCGTTTCCAACAGAATTGTTTGATGAGACTGGAGATATGATAAGAGAAAAAGGATATGAATATGGAACTACAACAGGTAGACCAAGAAGATGTGGATGGTTAGATACTGTTATGCTAAGATATTCAGCTAGAATAAATGGATTAACTTCTATTGCAATTACTAAGTTAGATACATTGGGAGGTTTTGAAAAATTAAAGATATGTACAGCATATGAGCTTGATGGAAAAGTAGTTAAAGATTTTCCTTCGAGTTTAGAAACTTTAAAAAGGTGTAAACCTATATATGAGGTTGTAGATGGATGGAAAGAAGAAGATATAGAGAATGTAAAAACATTTGATGAATTACCTGAGAATGCAAAGAAGTATATTTCTAAGATTGAAGAACTTGTTGGTGTAAAAGTTAAGATTGTTTCTATAGGGCCTAATAGAAATGCAACTATATTAAGAGAGAATATTTTCTAA